A window of Verrucomicrobiota bacterium genomic DNA:
AGAAGGCACGCGGCTCTCCGCCATTTGCGTCAATCGCGACACGGGCAAGATCGAGCACAATCTCAAACTCTTCGACGTGGTCCTGCCGCAGTACGTCCATCCTTTCAACAGCTACGCTTCGCCCACGCCAGTAATCGAGGAAGGTCGCGTGTACGTGACGTTCGGATCGCCGGGCACCGCGTGCGTCGAGACCAAAACCGGCAAGGTGCTCTGGCAACGGCGGGATTTCGTGTGCAACCATTTTCGCGGCGCCGGCTCATCTCCGATTCTTTTCGGCGATTTGCTGATCATGAATTTCGACGGCAGCGACCATCAATTCGTCGTGGCGTTGGACAAGCACACCGGGAAGACCGTCTGGCGGCAGGAGCGCTCCGTGGACTACAAAGACCTGGATCCGGACGGCAAACCGCAGGCCGAGGGCGATTTTCGCAAGGCGTTTTCCACGCCGCATATCGCCGTGGTCGAGGGGAAGCCCATGTTGATCAGCCAGGGCGCCAAGGCGCATTACGGCTACGATCCGCTCACCGGCAAGGAACTTTGGCGCGTCGAAGAACGCACGACTCATTCCGCGAGCAGCCGGCCCGTCGTGGGCCACGGCCTGATCTTTTTGCCGACCGGCTGGTCAAACGGGCAACTGCTCGCAATACGCCCAAGCCGCAACGGCGAGATGATCGACGCCAACGCGGTCGATCCCACCCATTCAACGGGCGAAGCCAGGAGCGCGGGTCTGGAGTTGGTTTGGAAATCCAGGCGCAGCGTCTCGCGCAAGCCCGGACTGCTGCTCGTCGACGATTTGATCTTCATGCTAGAGGACGGCGGCGTGGCGAGCTGTCTTGAGGCCAAGACCGGGAATCAAATCTGGCAAGAGCGCATCGGCGGCAATTACTCCGCCTCGCCCGTCGGCGCCGAAGGGCGGGTTTATTTTTTCAGCGAAGACGGGAAGACCACGGTGATTGCGGCAAGCCGCCAGTTCAAAGTGCTCGCGACGAATCAGCTTGCGGACGGTTTCATGGCGTCGCCGGCCATCGCGGGCAGAGCTTTTTTCCTTCGCGCCAAAACTCATCTCTACCGGATTGAGGGGTAGCTCTTGAAAATGGCGCCCGCCTCGCGGACACGTGGCGAACTCAGAATACGCCGCGACGAAAGAAACGAAGATCAGGAAGGAGTTGGCAAAGAAAAGACGCCAAAAGTTTGTTCCGTACGGAACAAACTTTTTGACATGGGGACGACGCAACAATTCTCAATTGCCAATCGGGGACCGCGTCTCGCAAGGTTCAGTGGAAATTGAATTTCAAATTTCAAATCGCAAATCTCAAATCGAATTATGTCTGCCGCTTTGTCTCCTCAAATTCTGCGTTGTGGAACAGAGGCCGTTCCCGCCGAACCTATCGCCCTGGCCGCCGGCCCGCTCACCATGATCTTCGAGCCGGGCACGGCTTTCCTCCGCTACATCCGCGTGGGCGATCACGAAATCGTGCGCGCGATTTATGCGGCGGTCCGAGACCGGAACTGGGCCACGATCACGCCGCAGATCAGAAATCTGAATGTGGACTCTGCGCAGGATTCGTTTCGGGTGACCTTCGACGTGGAATGCCAGGAGCGCGAAATCGATTTCGTCTGGAAGGGCACGCTCACGGGAGATTCGGCCGGCAAGGTGACGTTTGGGTTCGAGGGCGAGGCGCGCGCGACCTTTCTGCGCAATCGCATTGGGATTTGCGTGCTCCACCCGATCTCCGAATGCGCGGGAAAACCGTGCATGGTTGAACACCCGGATGGCCGCGCCGAGCCGGGCGTTTTTCCC
This region includes:
- a CDS encoding quinonprotein alcohol dehydrogenase, giving the protein MLSLGLTTAALVAGEHWPQFRGPNGDGLSEAKGLPLSWSETSNVIWKTPISGKAWSSPVVWGHQIWLTTAPEEGTRLSAICVNRDTGKIEHNLKLFDVVLPQYVHPFNSYASPTPVIEEGRVYVTFGSPGTACVETKTGKVLWQRRDFVCNHFRGAGSSPILFGDLLIMNFDGSDHQFVVALDKHTGKTVWRQERSVDYKDLDPDGKPQAEGDFRKAFSTPHIAVVEGKPMLISQGAKAHYGYDPLTGKELWRVEERTTHSASSRPVVGHGLIFLPTGWSNGQLLAIRPSRNGEMIDANAVDPTHSTGEARSAGLELVWKSRRSVSRKPGLLLVDDLIFMLEDGGVASCLEAKTGNQIWQERIGGNYSASPVGAEGRVYFFSEDGKTTVIAASRQFKVLATNQLADGFMASPAIAGRAFFLRAKTHLYRIEG